One segment of Candidatus Binatia bacterium DNA contains the following:
- a CDS encoding class I SAM-dependent methyltransferase, whose amino-acid sequence MSSIEEVQAHQSKIYYEFSHLYDRLFTRVFYPRIAHVIRSLKIEPGARVLEVGVGTGLSFDAYPTHCQVTGVDLAPDMLEQAQEKIGRNGWRHLKVIEMDAMNLKFPDNAFDYVMAFHVVSVVPDAGRLMSEVLRVSRPGATIAIINHFRSRNRLLAAMDSFIEPITRRLG is encoded by the coding sequence ATGTCGAGCATAGAAGAGGTCCAAGCGCATCAAAGCAAGATCTACTACGAGTTTTCGCACCTGTATGACCGGCTCTTCACCCGGGTCTTCTATCCACGCATCGCCCATGTCATCCGCTCGCTGAAGATCGAGCCCGGGGCACGCGTGCTCGAAGTCGGCGTCGGAACCGGCCTATCTTTCGACGCCTATCCGACGCACTGTCAGGTCACCGGTGTAGACCTGGCGCCGGACATGCTCGAACAGGCACAGGAGAAGATCGGCCGGAACGGATGGCGACACCTCAAGGTCATCGAGATGGACGCCATGAACCTGAAATTCCCCGACAATGCCTTCGATTACGTCATGGCTTTCCACGTCGTAAGCGTAGTGCCCGATGCCGGACGTTTGATGAGCGAGGTGTTGCGGGTCAGCCGTCCAGGCGCGACCATTGCCATCATCAACCACTTCCGCAGCCGCAACCGCTTGTTGGCGGCGATGGACAGTTTCATCGAGCCGATCACCCGCCGGCTGGG